A genomic window from Populus nigra chromosome 7, ddPopNigr1.1, whole genome shotgun sequence includes:
- the LOC133700083 gene encoding B3 domain-containing protein At2g33720-like has protein sequence MEKHGGFGRGEVPWNQPRNKESAEELERSRVAFNLRRMRTYTLGDLLEERSRGVSTQLSLYHHYDPFTIKKKMKPSDLGNLCRLLVPSDLVEKYILPFLNTDQIKQVNQETNLGLKVSVWDMNTQSMHQLVFKRWSTSRSYIFNDGWTKDFVRRRNLVEGDEIGLYWDNYHSRFNFNVLSRAAAAAS, from the coding sequence ATGGAGAAACATGGGGGATTTGGTAGAGGAGAAGTCCCGTGGAATCAGCCAAGAAACAAAGAATCTGCGGAAGAGTTGGAGAGATCGAGGGTGGCTTTTAATCTTAGGAGGATGAGAACCTACACCCTGGGGGATCTGTTAGAGGAGAGGTCTCGTGGGGTATCAACTCAGCTAAGTTTGTATCATCATTATGATCCATTCACGatcaagaagaagatgaaaccaAGTGATTTGGGTAATTTATGCAGGCTGCTCGTGCCTTCAGATTTGGTGGAGAAATATATCTTGCCTTTCTTGAATACGGATCAAATCAAACAGGTGAATCAAGAAACCAATTTGGGTTTGAAGGTCAGTGTTTGGGATATGAACACACAGAGCATGCATCAGTTGGTCTTCAAGAGATGGAGCACTTCGAGGAGTTATATTTTCAATGATGGCTGGACAAAAGACTTCGTTAGAAGGAGGAATCTCGTTGAAGGTGATGAAATTGGACTCTACTGGGACAATTATCACTCTAGGTTTAATTTCAATGTTCTAAGTagggctgctgctgctgctagcTGA
- the LOC133698323 gene encoding protein ABA DEFICIENT 4, chloroplastic-like, with protein MAFSSCFRYPQFSVKNDCSGLTIRSHHIFGKDRKLFSSLRSNSIELFGQRVARVGADLHRDWNFLGGSRIIVHPKLTNFLVYRKSSGVNASWLTSSQIASSVFTLGTAAVLPFYTLMVVAPKAEVTRKSMESSIPYVVLGLLYAFLLYLSWTPDTMRLMFASQYWLPELPGIAKMFSNEMTLASAWIHLLAVDLFAARQVFNDGLENEVETRHSVSLCLLFCPIGIATHFITKALTKGSGTTRHDM; from the exons ATGGCCTTCTCTTCCTGCTTTCGCTACCCTCAATTCTCAGTCAAG AATGATTGCTCAGGGCTGACTATAAGATCTCATCACATTTTTGGGAAAGATCGAAAGTTGTTTTCTTCACTCAGAAGTAACAGCATCGAACTTTTTGGCCAACGGGTTGCAAGAGTGGGAGCTGACTTACACAGAGACTGGAATTTTCTTGGAGGTTCAAGAATTATCGTTCATCCAAAACTAACAAATTTCCTTGTCTATCGAAAAAGCTCAGGAGTAAATGCATCAt GGTTGACAAGTTCTCAGATTGCGAGCAGTGTTTTTACTTTGGGAACAGCAGCTGTTCTCCCATTTTACACGCTCATGGTTGTAGCTCCTAAAGCTGAAGTG ACTAGAAAGTCTATGGAAAGTAGCATTCCATATGTTGTGCTTGGACTTCTGTATGCATTTCTATTGTACCTCTCTTGGACACCTGACACAATGCGTCTAATGTTTGCGAGTCAATACTGGTTACCAGAG CTGCCTGGTATAGCGAAGATGTTCTCCAATGAGATGACATTAGCTTCAGCATGGATTCATTTGTTAGCTGTAGACCTCTTTGCTGCAAG GCAGGTATTTAATGATGGACTAGAAAATGAAGTTGAGACTCGACATTCGGTTTCTCTTTGCCTGCTCTTTTGTCCGATTGGAATCGCCACTCATTTCATCACTAAAGCACTAACCAAAGGTTCTGGAACTACCAGGCATGACATGTAA